The Niallia alba genome includes a window with the following:
- a CDS encoding AAA family ATPase, translating to MGIRNYLIEGVSCTGKTSVCNELQRRGYHAIHGDRELAYQGDPETGTPTDSGTHEHHIWRVDKVKALVANQDEEVTFFCGGSRNFPKFINLFDSVFVLEVNLTTLNERLDGRPENEWGGKKSERERIVRLHQTKEDIPKNGIIIDATAPIEHVVDEIVRHSEENKR from the coding sequence ATGGGCATTAGAAATTATCTGATTGAAGGAGTTTCCTGCACGGGCAAAACATCGGTTTGTAATGAATTGCAGAGGCGCGGCTACCATGCCATTCATGGTGACCGTGAATTGGCTTATCAAGGTGATCCGGAAACTGGTACACCGACGGATAGTGGCACGCATGAGCACCACATTTGGCGTGTAGATAAAGTAAAAGCTTTGGTTGCCAACCAGGATGAGGAGGTAACATTTTTCTGCGGTGGTTCTAGGAACTTTCCGAAATTTATAAATCTATTTGATAGCGTCTTTGTCCTCGAGGTGAACCTTACCACATTGAACGAGCGGCTTGATGGGCGACCGGAAAATGAGTGGGGCGGAAAGAAATCAGAAAGGGAACGCATTGTGCGATTACACCAAACGAAAGAAGACATTCCGAAAAATGGAATTATAATCGATGCCACCGCACCGATCGAGCACGTCGTTGACGAGATTGTCCGTCATAGCGAAGAAAATAAACGCTAA